The segment GAGTGGACAAGTGAGGAACTGCACCTTCCTGTGCCCGGCACCAGAGGTCgggtttcctgtttgtttgatttttttctgcatttatgTAACTTTTTGTGCACATTAGAATGTCTGAGGTTTTGTCCCCCTCCTGCTCTCTCCATGAGGACAGagctcacacactgtgtcccTGCCCAAAACCTTTCCAGAGGTCCAGAGGACAGAGCCGACAGAACCTCTGCCTGTCGGGCAGTTTGAAGAGAGGACTCcgtccagcagcagctgtttgtgctccAGCATTCAGGGTTCATGTTCTAACCTGTATTCTCAGTTTTCAAAGGACTTTCACTGGATCACTTCTTATTttgatgtgtatgtgtctcGACTTTCAAAcctcccccctcttcctcccccatctccccctctctttgCTCAGATCACACCGtggtgacagacagcagtgggTTGTAAATCTTCTTTCCGTCCGGCGACCTGGAGCCGTGAGCCAGCAGCTCCTGGATGGTGATCCAGTTGTCCAGAATGCGGCGATTCCTCTTCCTGGTGATCTTCTTCTGGCTCAGCAGCAGGATGTTGTTGCTGGGGGAGCTCTGCCTGGAGTGAGGCTGGGTGCCCTGACAGGAATTTGGGTCTTCAGCAAAATctctgaaaatgaaacacagtGACTGTGAGTGAGACATAAAACAacgtttgtgtttctgttgtctttTAGCTGCACAGACAAGTGActgatctgtctgtctctctctctttgtctgtctgactctctgtctgtctatctgtctctgtctatctctctatctgcctgtctgtctgtctgtctgtctgtctgtctgtctctttgtctatctgtctgtctgtctgtctgcctctctttgtctctgtctgtctgtctctctgtctctctctctttgtctctgtctgtctctctctctgtctgcctgtctctctgtctgtctgtctgtctgcctctctttgtctctgtctgtctctctctttgtctctgtctgtctgtctctgtctgtctctcggtctgtctctctgtctgtctctctgtctgtctctcggtctgtctctgtctgtctgtctgtctgtctgcctctctttgtctctgtctgtctgtctgtctgtctctcggtctgtctgtctgtctctcggtctgtctgtctgtctctctgtctgtctgtctgcctctctttgtctcagtctgtctctctgtctgcctgtctctctgtctgtctgtctctctgtctgtctgtctgcctctctttgtctcagtctgtctctctgtctgcctgtctctctgtctgtctgtctgtctgtctgtctctctgtctgtctgtctgtctgtctctctctctttgtctctgtctgtctctctctctgtctgcctgtctctctgtctgtctgcctctctttgtctctgtctgtttgtctgtctctctctttgtctctgtctgtctgtctctgtctctcgctctgtctctgtctgtctctcggtctgtctgtctgcctctctttgtctctgtctctctgtctgtctgtctgtctgtctctctctctttgtctctgtctgcctgtctctctgtctgtctgcctctctttgtctctgtctgtttgtctgtctctctctttgtctctgtctgtctgtctctgtctctcgctctgtctctgtctgtctctcggtctgtctgtctgtctgtctgcctctctttgtctctgtctgtctgtctgtctgtctgtctctcggtctgtctctctgtctgtctgtctgtctgcctctctttgtctctgtctgtctgtctgtctgtctctcggtctgtctctctgtctgtctctctctctttgtctctgtctgtctgtctgtctctgtctgtctgtctgtctctctttgtctctgtctgtctgtctgcctctctttgtctctgtctgtctgtctgtctctttttgtgtctgtctgtctgattgtctctgtctgtctgtatgtctctgtctgtttctgtttgtctctgtctgtctgtctgtctgtctgcctctctttgtctctgtctgtctgattgtctctgtctgtctgtctgtctctgtctgtctctctctctttgtctctgtctgtctgtctgcctctctttgtctctgtctgtctgtctgtctgtctgtctctgtctgtctgtctgcctctctttgtctctgtctgcctctctctgtctgtctgtctgtctgtctgcctctctgtctctgtctgtctgtctgtctgtctgtctgtctgtctctctctctttgtctctgtctgtctgtctctgtctgtctgtctctctttgtctctgtctgtctgtctctgtctgtctctctctctttgtctctgtctgtctgtctgcctctctctctctgtctgtctgtctgtctgtctgtctgtctgtctctctgtctgtctctctgtctctctgtctgtctctctgtctctctgtctgtctgtctctgtctgtctgtctgtctgtctgtctcttttccAGCCTCggtgtctgtctgctgcattATCTGGTTTAGTGAGGGGTCTTTGGGGCTTTTGATTTTCCAGGTCTCAGCAGTCTGTAGGAGGATTTTATTGCTTCACTTGTGATGTTGCAGCACATGCAGGTTCCCCATCCCGACCTGCAGCTCCTCATATCATCCAGATCCTTCATTTAACGTGTTCACAGACTGCAGACATTGTCTGATAGGGTTTCATGTGCCTGCAGGCCCCTAGCTGCCCCACCTGTCTCCTCTGAGGTAGTCCAGGCGGCTCTGCATCATGaactctcttcttcttctgtactCTCGGgctctcagcagctgctgcttcctctcctccttgctCCAGTATCGGCCCTGTTTGGAGGAGAGAGACGTTCAGTGTGATGAACAGAGAATTCTCTGCTTGGTTTGactctgaaaatgaaaatgagttGATTTGTATAATTAATTCCGACAGACTGAGGTTGCCCTCCTGAATCTTtgacagctgctgtgatgtgtctgtgctgctgatgtTACTGATTTGATTGACTCAAAGCTGTTTCTCCTGGTTTGTACACAGAACAGACATGAAGTAGGAGCTTCATTTGTCATATAAACTTTCGAAGAAGCCACGAAGAACGTATTTCTTATTCTGCATTATTCTCCACAGCAGCTCAAACAGTGACTGTGGTTTGAATATGTGTGCTGTTTCTGCACACATATTCACAAATTTGAGGTGCAACTAACTTTGCAATTGCAGTATGATTGCTTGTGTAATTACAGGACATGCAGATCAGGCCCAGACAGGCCCCAGCCTCAATATCAGCAGCCCCGGCAGCTCCCAACCTGGAGCCAGCCAGCCAGCGTGGATATACACAGGGATCCAGCATCCTGCTCAGTTTAGACACTGAAAGGtatatatttacacactaaCACTAAGTCATTCTTAATCCTAAACTTAATCTAACAGACTGACTTTGACAGAATAAACCTAATTTTCAATGTTGATTCGTAGAATAGatgattttgtgtgtgatgttgaaACCAGGTCATATTGCTAATGTAAAGAGTGTCTGCCTGATACAatgatcacagtgtgtgtgtttgtgagagagaaatGCATCTGGGTCAATAAGGTACATTCCCTATGTACCGGGTCAGAGAAACTGGGTTTCACTTTATTAGTATTTGGACCCCCTGATAAACCTTGCCCACCCTCTGGCCACCCCTTGTAAATAAAAGTCTAGCGCCATCACTGGAACTGTCTTCCTCCCTCTATTGATGCTGACCTGCTTCATCTCGCTGGCTGCGTCATCATCAGTCGTCATGCCGCTGCGCTCCTCTCGGATCTTCATGGCTCTGGCCTTCAGCAGACGGTCCCTGACCGGCCGCTTGGCCACATAGCGCGTCCCGTCGCTGCGGATCTTTACCTGGACACAAAGAAGACATGTTTCTAAACAAACAATTCATATCTGcagccccttatgacatcatttGGGATAAGCTCCGCCCTCTGCTGGTTCAGCTCTGAGGTACGTGTTTTTATTGGATATGCACAATGATGGCAGGAGGGGCACAGCACTCCTCCATGTTTAGGTGGTGCCTTAGAGAACTCCAAATTAAATCAAATAATAAACAACATGGTGACACGTAGGAAAACTTTAAGCCTGACGGAGCCGCTGATCCTTCGCTCTCCGTGTCGTCACTTACCTTCCACTCCATGCGCTGTGGTGAAGCCGTCGGTGAGGACTGTGTCAGCCCGAGGGGTAAAGCCAGTCCTAGCCGCGAGGCCCGTGCGTGGTGGTCCTCCAGGCCGCAGGGGGCGCTGTTTATGCTCCTGGGGCTGGCCGGGCCGCTGCTGCCTGTGcccatccctctctcctccccctccgccCTCGCTCTGTCTCTCACCCGGTCCAGAGGGTCCACCAGGCCTTCAGAGGGCAGCGTCATGCAGCTCTGGTAACGCTCCAGCGGTTTGCTGTGGCTGTGGTGTCTTCTGCTGAAGTAAGGACTGGACTCTGCACTTCCACCTGCTGGCCTGCTGGTGGCTCCACCTGGTCTGGTGCCCCGCCCTCCATCAGCCATACTCCTTCTAGAAGACAACCCCGCCTCTCTGGTCAGAGACCTGATGATGATATAATTATTTAAGTGAAGCACAAAACGCCGTTCTACAGACTAAAGCAGTCAAATTACCTGAACTTGGACGGCGTTGAGGGGGTGGAGTTGGAGCCGTCTGCCACGTTGCCATTGGCTGTCTCGTACTTCCTGTAGCTGCTCGGGGAAAAAGAGCAACTCAGATTTGAGTGACGTCTCTCTCGGTCTCGGTCCCGCCCATGACGTCGCGGGGTCAGCGGGGAATTCAGGGGTGGGAGGCGGCTCAGGGGGAGGAGCAGAGGCGGGGACATCAGTtgcctctctccttcatcctcgtCTTCCGGCAGAGGCGGGATCTGCTCGGTGCTAACCAAAGGCGTGCTCCGGCAGCTCTCGCCACCAGTGTTGTAGGCGCTGGTGCTGTCTTTGTCATCTGACCGCTCCCGCTCCGGGAGCTCGTTGATGGCCGACAGCTCGTGATGATGGGGATCGTCGTTGTCGTCGTCATCCATTTCTACAAGAGAAGAAATGTGCACGGTGACGGGTCACACAGCTTTGTGTCATGCATTTGTGTCAGTTGTCGTCATGGTTACCTGCTTCAGGAGGTCCTGGTCGCCCCGCTCCAGCTGCCgccgtctcctcctccatcatccaGGCCTTCAGACACctctctctgagctgctgcatcTTTTGCGCTCGCAGAATGTTGCGGCACTTAAACTCCAGGTGGCGCAGCTCCTCCTCGATCAGCGCCAGCTCGTGCTCGCTTAGCGTCTCGTTGCAGTTGACGTCCACCACTGAAGAAACTTCCCGCCCGCCTACATCTTTCTCcgcctccttcacctcctcctctttcacaTCTGCCTCCACCTGCTCGTTTTTCTCTGAGTTTCTGTGGCATTTTTCGACGTGTTTCTCGTACTGACACTTgacctccagcagctcctgatAACGCTGacactcctcctctgtcaggcccggcatcatcatcatcagtgggGTTTGGTGATGAAGGTGGTGGTAGAGCTGCAGGTCACATGAGTACATGAGGGCAGAAAAGGACCCGAGGGTTAACATTTAGACATAATACACAACATGCAACAACATCCCAACAACACATCAGGATTtgtctgcttcttcttcatACACTGAGGATGATCAAGGGTCCAGGTTTTAGGAACCCACATCAGAATTCAATTATTTTACCTACAAATAAAGATCTGGTGCATCCTTTTGatgtgttttacacacacacacacacacacaggaaggaaaATGGTTTCAGAACATCTCTTCGGCGCCGGCCCCATCTCTTGTTGCTATGATACTGAAGTGCACCCCTCCAGCTAACAGCTGAAAGCTTCAGAGCTGAAACACGCAATCATCCCACTCAGAGTCTGCAAAGAGGAGTCAGTCAGAGGGATCAGCTCTGACTTCATGTTAATGTAccttgtggtggtggtggtggtggtgcggACTGTACGCTGCTCCAgctggtcctcctcctcctcctcctccggccCAGTCCAGGCCTGGGAGTGAGTCGGAGCTGACCTGGAGGTCTCGTAGGTGGAGGAAAGGAGGGGTGGTGTCTCCTCGGCCATACCCGGGGCTGGGGCCGAGGCCAGGGCTGGGTCTAGGACTGGGCCTGAAAGTGAATTTTATCCGACATTAATCTGACATCCCTGTGTGGGTTCATTGACAGCCGGACTGGGTGGGCCTACCTTGGGCTGGGTCCTGCTCTGAACTTCCTGGTGCTGCCTGGAGTGTTGGTGGTGTTGGTGTTACAGGCACTGGTCTGTTCGCCCAGGAGGTCGTGCTCAGATGACTCCTCATAGCGGGTGCTGTCGTCGGTCCGGCCCACTCCACTGTCCAGCTCCTGGCTGTTTGACAGCAGAGGGGCCAGGctgagcagaggagggagaggcacAGGTGGCTCCCTGTCCTc is part of the Parambassis ranga chromosome 7, fParRan2.1, whole genome shotgun sequence genome and harbors:
- the LOC114438186 gene encoding PDZ domain-containing protein 4-like, yielding MGCNMCVVKRQEEQYRIMFQKGWSNSLRPMDRHGNVKARGRRPSQLPLDRPQNSQEPLHQPCSVRKGHRRKGTLVCSGNASGSTSISSIAMVAIPDCVDNATQTDISFQNIVTLGRSRGHHHHHHGRGGPSPPPPPPSPPLPPLVGPYGISEFCVFEYNDPNDYFDVSNHEVDRQEDLEYEEVELYKSSQQEKLGLTVCYRTDEEEDLGIYVGEVDPNSIAAKNGRIREGDRILQINGVDIQNREEAVAILTREDSINFSLLLARPDTENENSVDPEENMELTLEGGDLLPNRRASSCSVNSSHLSGYYRLRRAAGGGGGLSCSGEGAEALLSLAPLLSNSQELDSGVGRTDDSTRYEESSEHDLLGEQTSACNTNTTNTPGSTRKFRAGPSPRPSPRPSPGLGPSPGYGRGDTTPPFLHLRDLQVSSDSLPGLDWAGGGGGGGPAGAAYSPHHHHHHHKLYHHLHHQTPLMMMMPGLTEEECQRYQELLEVKCQYEKHVEKCHRNSEKNEQVEADVKEEEVKEAEKDVGGREVSSVVDVNCNETLSEHELALIEEELRHLEFKCRNILRAQKMQQLRERCLKAWMMEEETAAAGAGRPGPPHHELSAINELPERERSDDKDSTSAYNTGGESCRSTPLVSTEQIPPLPEDEDEGERQLMSPPLLLPLSRLPPLNSPLTPRRHGRDRDRERRHSNLSCSFSPSSYRKYETANGNVADGSNSTPSTPSKFRSLTREAGLSSRRSMADGGRGTRPGGATSRPAGGSAESSPYFSRRHHSHSKPLERYQSCMTLPSEGLVDPLDRVRDRARAEGEERGMGTGSSGPASPRSINSAPCGLEDHHARASRLGLALPLGLTQSSPTASPQRMEWKVKIRSDGTRYVAKRPVRDRLLKARAMKIREERSGMTTDDDAASEMKQGRYWSKEERKQQLLRAREYRRRREFMMQSRLDYLRGDRWDFAEDPNSCQGTQPHSRQSSPSNNILLLSQKKITRKRNRRILDNWITIQELLAHGSRSPDGKKIYNPLLSVTTV